The proteins below are encoded in one region of Fibrella aestuarina BUZ 2:
- a CDS encoding alpha-N-arabinofuranosidase: MKRFLRLITLASALAPLSLLAQNRVSIAKTGKDTISRQIYGHFAEHLGRCIYDGFYVGEGNKTIPNINGVRTDVVQALKKLKIPNLRWPGGCFADTYHWRDGVGPKKSRPSMLNIWWGNVREDNSFGTHEFLNMCELLGTEPYLSANVGSGTPQELADWIKYTTHPNGSSPMPELRQQNGRTEPWNVKYWGIGNEAWGCGGNMTADYYANLYRQFATFMSNGSKDYSLFRIASGASDGDYTWTETLMKNIPHSLLDAVALHHYSVIEWAKKGPSTTFDEETYMKTMKQALLMEELVTKHSAVMDKYDPKKKVALLVDEWGGWYDVEPGTNSAFLYQQNTLRDAMIAGTTLNTFNNHCDRVKMANLAQAINVLQAVILTEGNKMLLTPTYHVMEMYTVHHDATLLPVEVKSEDYKLGGDKLPAVSVSASKDRQNRVHVSLVNIDAKKANDVTVDLNGLPAGTITGRVLTSTKLQDHNTFAQPNKVAPTAFSGFKRDGDKLTVSLPPFSVVVLEVK; the protein is encoded by the coding sequence ATGAAGCGTTTCTTACGACTAATCACCCTCGCCTCGGCGCTGGCCCCGCTGAGCCTGCTGGCACAAAACCGGGTCTCGATCGCCAAAACGGGTAAAGACACCATCAGCCGCCAGATTTACGGGCACTTTGCCGAGCACCTCGGGCGCTGTATCTACGACGGGTTCTACGTGGGCGAGGGCAACAAAACCATTCCCAACATCAACGGCGTCCGAACCGACGTGGTACAGGCGCTGAAAAAGCTCAAGATCCCGAACCTCCGCTGGCCGGGTGGCTGCTTCGCCGACACCTATCACTGGCGCGACGGCGTCGGGCCGAAGAAATCGCGGCCATCGATGCTCAACATCTGGTGGGGCAACGTGCGTGAAGACAACAGCTTCGGCACCCACGAGTTTCTGAACATGTGCGAACTGCTGGGCACCGAGCCGTACCTGTCGGCCAACGTGGGCAGCGGCACCCCGCAGGAACTCGCCGACTGGATCAAGTACACCACGCACCCCAACGGCAGCAGCCCCATGCCCGAACTGCGTCAGCAAAACGGCCGCACCGAACCCTGGAACGTGAAATACTGGGGGATCGGCAACGAGGCCTGGGGCTGCGGCGGCAACATGACCGCCGACTACTACGCTAACCTCTACCGGCAGTTTGCGACGTTCATGAGCAACGGCAGCAAGGACTACAGTCTCTTCCGCATTGCGTCGGGTGCCAGCGACGGCGACTACACCTGGACCGAAACGCTGATGAAGAACATTCCGCATTCGCTGCTCGACGCCGTGGCCCTGCACCATTACTCGGTGATCGAATGGGCTAAAAAAGGCCCGTCGACGACTTTCGATGAGGAGACGTACATGAAGACCATGAAGCAGGCCCTGCTGATGGAAGAATTGGTGACGAAGCACTCGGCCGTCATGGACAAGTACGATCCGAAGAAAAAAGTGGCCCTGCTCGTCGACGAATGGGGCGGCTGGTATGACGTGGAGCCGGGCACCAACAGCGCGTTTCTGTACCAGCAGAATACCCTGCGCGACGCCATGATTGCCGGCACCACGCTCAATACGTTCAACAACCACTGCGACCGGGTGAAAATGGCCAACCTGGCCCAGGCCATCAACGTGTTGCAGGCGGTGATCCTGACCGAAGGCAACAAGATGCTGCTGACACCGACGTACCACGTGATGGAGATGTACACCGTTCACCACGACGCCACGCTGCTGCCCGTGGAGGTGAAATCGGAAGACTATAAACTGGGCGGCGACAAACTCCCCGCCGTGTCGGTATCCGCTTCGAAAGACCGGCAAAACCGCGTCCACGTCTCGCTGGTAAACATCGACGCCAAGAAGGCCAACGATGTAACCGTTGACTTGAACGGCCTGCCCGCGGGCACCATCACCGGCCGCGTGCTGACATCGACCAAATTGCAGGACCATAACACCTTTGCCCAGCCCAATAAGGTAGCACCAACTGCCTTTTCCGGCTTCAAACGC
- a CDS encoding pirin family protein produces MRSINNIHPAEYSPIADLITYSPLPTRQLAQIDPFLFLNHHGYQTYPPRNNGLPFGPHPHRGMETVTFIVDGDIMHKDSQGYQSVITAGGVQWMTAGRGLIHAEVSSAGFLAEGGPLEILQLWVNLPARLKLTEPAYEGLQKEQIPAIPVSAGVDLNLVSGVWEGQPGAFNTLSDVFLSTIAFQPGGQIRLPVAADRNILFYVIRGSLTVNGQTVDQRQLVTFNPDGDSLEVTATTDALLLFGHAVPFNEPVVARGPFVMNSEQEIMDAYRDYQLGKFGTWKG; encoded by the coding sequence ATGCGCAGCATCAACAACATCCATCCGGCCGAATACAGCCCCATAGCTGACCTGATCACCTACTCGCCCCTGCCCACCCGGCAACTGGCGCAGATCGACCCGTTTCTGTTTCTGAACCACCACGGCTACCAGACGTACCCACCGCGCAATAACGGCCTGCCATTTGGGCCGCACCCGCACCGGGGCATGGAAACCGTGACGTTCATTGTAGACGGCGACATCATGCACAAAGATTCGCAGGGCTACCAGAGCGTGATTACGGCCGGAGGCGTGCAGTGGATGACGGCGGGCCGGGGCCTGATCCACGCCGAAGTGTCGTCGGCCGGGTTTCTGGCCGAGGGTGGGCCGCTCGAAATCTTGCAACTGTGGGTCAACCTGCCTGCCCGCCTCAAACTGACCGAACCCGCCTACGAAGGCCTGCAAAAAGAGCAGATTCCGGCGATTCCGGTTAGTGCCGGTGTCGACCTGAACCTCGTTTCTGGCGTTTGGGAAGGACAGCCCGGCGCGTTCAACACGCTTAGCGACGTCTTTCTCAGCACCATCGCCTTCCAGCCGGGTGGGCAAATCAGGCTGCCCGTGGCTGCCGATCGCAACATCCTGTTCTACGTCATTCGGGGGAGTCTCACCGTCAACGGGCAAACCGTCGATCAGCGCCAGCTGGTTACGTTCAACCCCGACGGCGACAGTCTCGAGGTAACGGCCACGACCGACGCGCTCCTGCTCTTCGGGCATGCCGTGCCCTTCAATGAGCCGGTGGTGGCCCGCGGCCCATTCGTCATGAACTCGGAGCAGGAAATTATGGACGCCTACCGCGATTACCAACTGGGCAAATTCGGCACCTGGAAGGGCTAA
- a CDS encoding glycoside hydrolase family 43 protein, with the protein MQRTQTTLALVALLGCSLATVAQTNGGKNPISQPLISNIYTADPSAHVFNGKIYIYPSHDIEAVNVKEDDDGGHFVMNDYHILSMDKIGGPVKDNGVALRLKDIPWAGRQLWAPDATYKNGTYYLYFPVKDKQDIFRIGVATSKSPTGPFKPEPAPIKGSYSIDPTVFQDTDGKAYLYFGGIWGGQLQRWTGNKYNAKGALKKPNELAYLPRVARLNADMKEFAEPVKEIKLVGADGKPFTEKDNDKRFFEAAWIHKYNGKYYFSYSTGDTHNICYAIGDNPYGPFTYKGVVLKPVLGWTNHHSIVQVGPKWYLFYHDVQLSGKTPLRNVKVTELTYNPDGTIKTIDAYK; encoded by the coding sequence ATGCAACGTACCCAAACTACACTCGCACTCGTGGCCCTGCTGGGCTGCTCACTCGCCACCGTGGCGCAGACGAACGGCGGAAAAAACCCGATTTCGCAGCCGCTGATCTCGAATATCTATACCGCCGATCCCTCGGCGCACGTGTTCAACGGCAAGATTTACATTTATCCGTCGCACGACATCGAGGCGGTCAACGTCAAGGAAGATGATGATGGCGGGCACTTCGTCATGAACGACTACCACATCCTGTCGATGGACAAAATCGGCGGGCCGGTAAAAGACAACGGCGTGGCGCTTCGCCTCAAAGACATTCCCTGGGCGGGTCGGCAACTGTGGGCGCCCGATGCGACCTACAAAAACGGAACCTACTACCTGTATTTCCCCGTCAAAGACAAGCAGGACATCTTCCGCATCGGCGTAGCCACGAGCAAAAGCCCCACCGGCCCTTTCAAACCAGAGCCCGCGCCCATCAAAGGCAGCTACAGCATCGACCCGACCGTGTTTCAGGATACCGACGGCAAAGCGTATCTGTATTTTGGGGGGATCTGGGGCGGACAGTTACAGCGCTGGACCGGCAACAAGTACAACGCGAAAGGTGCGTTGAAAAAGCCAAATGAACTGGCCTACCTGCCCCGCGTCGCTCGTCTGAATGCCGACATGAAGGAGTTTGCCGAGCCCGTGAAAGAGATCAAGCTGGTTGGCGCTGACGGTAAGCCGTTCACGGAGAAAGACAACGACAAACGCTTTTTCGAAGCCGCCTGGATTCATAAGTACAACGGCAAGTACTACTTCTCGTACTCGACTGGCGACACGCATAACATCTGCTACGCCATCGGTGACAATCCCTACGGACCGTTTACCTACAAAGGCGTCGTGCTGAAGCCCGTGCTGGGCTGGACCAACCACCACTCGATCGTGCAGGTTGGCCCGAAATGGTACCTGTTCTACCACGACGTGCAACTGTCGGGCAAAACACCCCTGCGCAACGTGAAGGTGACCGAACTGACCTACAACCCCGACGGTACCATCAAGACCATCGACGCCTACAAATAA